From Vicugna pacos chromosome 6, VicPac4, whole genome shotgun sequence, a single genomic window includes:
- the C6H15orf61 gene encoding uncharacterized protein C15orf61 homolog: protein MEALRRAHEAALRLLLWRPWASGAASRPKPRASEVLTRHLLQRRLPHWTSFCVPYSSVRNDQFGLSHFNWAVQGANYHVLRTGCFPFIKYHCSKAPWQDLAGQDRFFTALKVVNLGIPTLLYGLGSWLFARVTETVHTSYGPITVYFLNKEDEGAMY from the exons ATGGAGGCCCTGCGGCGGGCCCACGAGGCCGCGCTCCGGCTGCTCCTGTGGCGGCCCTGGGCCTCGGGCGCCGCCTCCCGCCCGAAGCCCCGCGCTTCGGAGGTGCTGACGCGGCACCTGCTGCAGCGGCGCCTGCCGCACTGGACCTCCTTCTGCGTGCCCTACAGCTCCGTCCGCAACGACCAGTTCGGCCTCTCGCACTTCAACTGGGCCGTGCAGGGCGCCAACTACCACGTTCTGCGCACCGGCTGCTTCCCCTTCATCAAGTACCACTGCTCCAAGGCCCCCTGGCAGGACCTGGCCGGACAGGACCGGTTCTTCACGGCGCTCAAGGTCGTCAACCTCG GTATTCCAACTTTATTATATGGACTTGGCTCCTGGTTATTTGCTAGAGTCACAGAGACTGTGCACACCAGTTATGGACCAATAacagtttattttctaaataaagaagATGAAGGTGCCATGTACTGA